In the genome of Fusobacterium necrogenes, one region contains:
- the nhaC gene encoding Na+/H+ antiporter NhaC, translating into MKKRQVSLSCALLPIIFLVAILFYSVQIAQLEVHIPIFISAIFAGFVALISKYATWDELEDGIVETIKMSMRAILILMIIGMVIGSWILSGIVPSMIYYGLKIINPLVFLPITVIICSIVSLSTGSSWSTASTVGIALVGIGEGLGLPRPVIAGAIISGAYFGDKLSPMSDTTTLAPAMAGATLFDHIKHMLYSTVPAYIFTLIGFIVLGIKHSSDGEVDTAQVNEILNALSNSFNINPFLLLIPIFVIGMVVMKVPAIPGLFIGSIIGGIAAILFQGASLKDALYSLHYGFSGSTGNSMVDELLNRGGMNSMMWTVSIILCAMTFGGIMEKSGMLGRIAQEILKFANTTGKLILATLLTPMFINSVAGDQYLSIVIPGRMFKESYEKRGLAPKNLSRALEDSGTMTSALIPWNTCGAFMMGALGVGAWVYVPYCLFNIISPLISAFYGFTGFTIEKK; encoded by the coding sequence ATGAAAAAGAGACAAGTATCCCTTTCTTGTGCATTGTTACCAATAATATTTCTGGTAGCGATACTTTTTTACTCAGTACAAATAGCTCAATTAGAAGTACACATACCAATATTTATTTCTGCTATATTTGCAGGGTTTGTTGCATTAATAAGCAAATATGCTACTTGGGATGAACTAGAAGATGGTATTGTAGAAACAATAAAAATGTCTATGAGAGCCATTCTTATCCTTATGATAATAGGAATGGTTATAGGAAGTTGGATTTTATCAGGGATAGTTCCATCCATGATATACTATGGTTTAAAAATTATTAATCCCTTAGTATTTTTACCAATTACAGTTATAATATGTTCAATAGTATCTCTTTCTACAGGAAGCTCATGGAGTACAGCTTCAACAGTTGGAATTGCTTTAGTAGGGATAGGAGAGGGTCTAGGCTTACCTCGTCCTGTAATAGCAGGAGCGATAATATCTGGAGCGTATTTCGGAGATAAACTTTCTCCAATGTCTGATACAACAACATTAGCACCAGCTATGGCAGGAGCTACATTATTTGACCATATTAAGCACATGCTTTATTCAACTGTACCCGCTTATATATTTACATTAATTGGATTCATCGTATTGGGAATAAAACACAGCTCAGACGGAGAGGTTGATACTGCTCAAGTAAATGAAATATTGAATGCTCTATCTAATTCATTTAATATTAATCCATTTCTTCTATTAATTCCTATATTTGTAATTGGAATGGTAGTTATGAAAGTTCCTGCCATTCCTGGATTATTTATAGGTTCTATAATAGGAGGAATTGCTGCCATACTTTTTCAAGGAGCTTCTTTAAAAGACGCTCTATACTCTTTACACTATGGCTTTAGTGGAAGTACAGGAAACTCTATGGTAGACGAATTATTAAATAGAGGTGGAATGAATTCCATGATGTGGACTGTTTCTATCATTCTATGCGCAATGACCTTTGGCGGAATAATGGAAAAATCTGGAATGTTAGGAAGAATAGCCCAAGAAATATTAAAATTTGCTAATACAACAGGTAAATTAATTTTAGCAACATTATTGACACCTATGTTTATCAATTCAGTAGCTGGAGATCAGTATCTTTCAATAGTTATTCCTGGAAGAATGTTTAAAGAAAGTTATGAGAAGAGAGGACTTGCTCCTAAAAATCTTTCAAGAGCCTTAGAAGATTCAGGAACAATGACATCAGCCCTTATCCCTTGGAATACATGTGGAGCCTTTATGATGGGAGCTTTAGGAGTAGGAGCTTGGGTATATGTTCCATATTGTTTATTCAATATAATTTCACCACTGATCTCTGCTTTTTATGGTTTTACAGGATTTACAATAGAAAAAAAATAA
- a CDS encoding ribosome maturation factor RimP, protein MDNQQKIVEKIEKIVTPVVEEMGLSLVDVEYIQDGGYWYVRVYVENLNGDITLEECATISGKVDEDIDRLIEQRFFLEISSPGIERPLKKLNDYVRFKGEKIRVALKHKIEDKKNFEGVIVDCKENRILLEVEEEKVMEIPFSEIRKANIVYEFDEI, encoded by the coding sequence ATAGATAACCAACAAAAAATAGTCGAAAAAATAGAAAAAATAGTGACACCTGTTGTTGAAGAAATGGGATTATCTCTTGTAGATGTAGAGTATATACAAGATGGTGGATATTGGTATGTGAGAGTATATGTAGAAAACTTAAATGGAGATATTACATTAGAAGAGTGTGCGACTATAAGTGGTAAAGTTGATGAAGATATAGATAGATTAATTGAACAAAGATTTTTTTTAGAGATATCTTCACCAGGAATAGAAAGACCATTAAAAAAATTAAATGATTATGTGAGGTTTAAAGGAGAAAAAATAAGAGTAGCCTTAAAACATAAGATTGAAGATAAAAAAAATTTTGAAGGAGTTATAGTTGATTGTAAAGAAAATAGAATTCTTCTAGAAGTAGAAGAGGAAAAAGTTATGGAAATTCCTTTTTCAGAAATAAGAAAAGCAAATATTGTATATGAATTTGATGAAATTTAA
- the rbfA gene encoding 30S ribosome-binding factor RbfA yields the protein MKRQRLAGIEKEMSRVISQVLFQEVKNPKIKGLVSVTNIKVTEDLKFADVYFSIMPGQINEEKAVDKKEILEGLNQIKGYLRKRVAEEIEIRYIPEIRVKLDDSIEHAIKISKLLNDLKG from the coding sequence ATGAAGAGACAAAGATTAGCTGGAATAGAAAAAGAGATGAGTAGAGTGATATCTCAAGTTCTATTTCAAGAAGTAAAAAATCCAAAAATAAAAGGATTGGTTTCAGTGACAAATATAAAGGTTACTGAAGATTTAAAGTTTGCAGATGTGTATTTTAGTATTATGCCTGGACAAATAAATGAAGAAAAAGCTGTAGATAAAAAGGAAATATTAGAAGGGCTTAATCAGATAAAAGGGTATTTAAGAAAAAGAGTAGCTGAAGAAATAGAGATAAGATATATACCAGAGATAAGGGTGAAACTAGATGACTCAATTGAGCATGCAATAAAAATATCAAAACTTTTAAACGATTTAAAAGGATAA
- the asnA gene encoding aspartate--ammonia ligase: MKKNYDCKLDLFETEVAIKKVKDFFERALAYELNLTRVSAPLYVRKSSGLNDDLNGIERPVQFDTHWDKNEEYQIIHSLAKWKRMALKRYRFPVHTGLYTDMNAIRRDEDLDNIHSMYVDQWDWELIINKEERTTETLKNIVNNIYKALRKTEEFINREYPVFSTKLPKNIFFITSQELEDAYPELTAKERENEICRIHKAVFISQIGKTLTSGKKHDGRAPDYDDWELNGDILVWNPILEQGFELSSMGIRVSEESLQLQLKLDGKEERKELPFHRSLIAKELPYTIGGGIGQSRICMFFLEKLHIGEVQASIWPEEMIEKFAKLGAYFL, from the coding sequence ATGAAAAAAAATTATGATTGCAAGCTAGATTTATTTGAAACTGAAGTAGCTATAAAAAAGGTAAAGGATTTTTTTGAAAGAGCTTTAGCTTATGAATTAAATCTTACAAGAGTTTCTGCTCCCCTATATGTCAGAAAATCTTCTGGCTTAAATGATGATCTAAATGGAATAGAAAGACCTGTACAATTTGATACTCATTGGGATAAAAATGAAGAATATCAAATTATACATTCTCTTGCAAAATGGAAAAGAATGGCTTTAAAAAGATATAGATTTCCAGTTCATACTGGACTTTACACTGATATGAATGCTATTAGAAGAGATGAAGATCTAGATAATATCCATTCTATGTATGTTGATCAATGGGATTGGGAACTTATAATTAACAAAGAAGAAAGGACTACAGAAACCCTTAAAAATATCGTAAATAATATTTATAAAGCACTTAGAAAAACTGAAGAATTCATTAATAGAGAATATCCAGTGTTCTCTACAAAACTTCCTAAAAATATTTTTTTCATAACTTCACAGGAACTAGAAGATGCTTATCCTGAACTTACAGCTAAGGAAAGAGAAAACGAAATTTGTAGAATCCATAAAGCTGTATTCATATCTCAAATAGGTAAAACTTTAACTTCTGGAAAAAAACACGATGGAAGAGCTCCAGACTATGACGATTGGGAATTAAATGGAGATATTTTAGTATGGAATCCTATATTAGAGCAAGGCTTTGAACTATCATCTATGGGAATTAGAGTAAGTGAAGAAAGTCTTCAACTTCAATTAAAACTTGATGGCAAAGAAGAAAGAAAAGAACTACCTTTTCATAGATCTCTTATAGCTAAAGAACTTCCATATACAATTGGTGGAGGAATAGGACAATCAAGAATTTGCATGTTTTTTCTAGAAAAATTACATATCGGAGAAGTTCAGGCATCTATATGGCCTGAGGAAATGATAGAAAAGTTTGCTAAATTAGGGGCATATTTTCTTTAA
- a CDS encoding type I phosphomannose isomerase catalytic subunit: MYPLKFKKTLVKKVWGGRKFNTVLNMELPDTELYGESWEVSSHKGGLSYIENGEYTGKSLIEVIEQNKGEILGEEIVERFKGEFPLLIKYLDINDRLSVQVHPSDEYALRVEGEFGKSECWYVMEASEDATLILGIKEGITKEIFKEKVEKKDFTDLFNTIKVKKGDFINLLPGVVHATLEGSILICEVQQNSDTTYRIYDFDRLVDGKLRDLHIDKALDVIDFEGDIQVTTSENRQKISLVGALKEELVRGQYFNVDKYLIDGKFEDETNKNFKILSILDGEGEIICDSNSYSIKKGDTYFIPAGLKTVLKGKVEVLKSYL; encoded by the coding sequence ATGTATCCATTAAAATTTAAGAAAACATTAGTAAAAAAAGTATGGGGTGGAAGAAAATTTAATACGGTCTTAAATATGGAGCTTCCAGATACTGAGTTATATGGAGAATCTTGGGAAGTAAGTTCTCATAAAGGTGGGTTATCATATATAGAAAATGGGGAATATACAGGAAAAAGTTTAATTGAAGTTATAGAACAAAATAAAGGAGAAATATTAGGTGAAGAGATAGTTGAAAGATTTAAAGGAGAGTTTCCATTACTTATAAAATATTTAGATATAAATGATAGATTATCAGTTCAAGTTCATCCGAGTGATGAGTATGCTCTTAGAGTAGAGGGAGAATTTGGAAAAAGTGAGTGTTGGTATGTAATGGAAGCTAGCGAAGATGCTACACTTATTTTAGGAATAAAAGAAGGAATAACAAAAGAAATTTTTAAAGAAAAAGTTGAAAAAAAAGATTTTACAGATTTATTTAATACTATAAAAGTAAAAAAAGGAGATTTTATAAATCTATTACCTGGAGTAGTTCATGCAACTTTAGAGGGTTCTATTTTAATTTGTGAAGTTCAACAAAATTCAGATACAACTTATAGAATTTATGATTTTGATAGATTAGTAGATGGGAAATTAAGAGATTTACATATAGATAAAGCTTTAGATGTAATAGATTTTGAAGGAGATATTCAAGTTACAACTTCTGAAAATAGACAAAAAATTTCATTAGTAGGTGCACTAAAAGAGGAATTAGTAAGAGGACAATATTTTAATGTAGATAAATATCTAATAGATGGAAAATTTGAAGATGAAACAAATAAAAATTTTAAAATTCTTTCAATATTGGACGGAGAGGGAGAGATTATTTGTGATAGTAATTCTTACTCTATAAAAAAAGGAGATACATATTTCATTCCAGCTGGATTAAAAACAGTTTTAAAAGGAAAAGTCGAAGTTTTGAAATCTTATTTATAG
- a CDS encoding aldose epimerase family protein: MEITIKSWGVSKKNEKILMYTLKNKFMEIEIINYGGVLRRISTPNKEGILENVVLNLPSIKDYEERSPYFGSLIGRNAGRISNGTFSLNGETYTLAKNNGNNNLHGGIDNFGHKVWNVEEIKGEDFIGLKLSLESPHMEEGFPGNVKVEVKYILKGNELSLEYYGTSDRPTYLNLTNHTYFNLSGDFKRDITDEYLQLDCDEFIAVDEATLPVEIKSVTNTAFDFRNSTLLKDFLYSDDEQIKIVNQGLDHPFILRHSRENVISLEDKISGRTLEVVTNQPAVVIYTGNYLHEIGKLNEEIECKKHMGICFETQNYADALRFLPDKAFITTPDSPYIQKTKFIFNIK, translated from the coding sequence ATGGAAATAACTATTAAAAGCTGGGGAGTTAGCAAAAAAAATGAAAAAATTTTAATGTATACTCTTAAAAATAAATTTATGGAAATTGAGATTATAAATTATGGAGGAGTTCTTAGAAGAATATCTACTCCTAATAAGGAAGGAATTTTAGAAAATGTAGTACTAAACTTGCCTTCGATAAAAGATTATGAGGAAAGGTCGCCTTACTTTGGTTCACTTATTGGTAGAAACGCTGGAAGAATTAGTAATGGAACTTTTTCATTAAATGGAGAAACTTACACATTAGCTAAAAATAACGGAAATAATAATCTTCATGGTGGAATAGATAATTTTGGACATAAAGTATGGAATGTTGAGGAAATTAAAGGTGAAGATTTTATTGGTCTTAAACTTTCTTTAGAAAGTCCACATATGGAAGAAGGATTTCCTGGAAATGTCAAAGTTGAAGTTAAGTATATTTTAAAAGGAAATGAGTTATCTCTAGAATATTATGGAACTAGTGATAGACCAACATATCTTAACTTAACTAACCACACATATTTTAATCTTAGTGGAGATTTCAAAAGAGATATTACTGATGAATATCTTCAACTAGATTGTGATGAATTTATAGCAGTAGATGAGGCTACTCTCCCTGTTGAAATAAAATCTGTAACTAATACAGCTTTTGATTTTAGAAATTCAACTCTTTTAAAAGATTTTTTATACTCTGATGATGAGCAAATTAAAATTGTAAATCAAGGTCTTGACCATCCTTTTATCTTAAGACATAGCAGAGAAAATGTTATTTCTCTTGAAGATAAAATTTCTGGTAGAACTTTAGAAGTAGTTACAAATCAACCAGCTGTAGTCATTTATACAGGAAATTATTTACATGAAATTGGAAAATTAAATGAAGAAATAGAGTGTAAGAAACACATGGGAATCTGCTTTGAAACTCAAAACTATGCTGATGCTTTAAGATTTTTACCTGATAAAGCATTTATTACTACTCCTGATTCTCCTTACATTCAGAAAACAAAATTTATTTTTAATATAAAATAA
- the nusA gene encoding transcription termination factor NusA, producing the protein MKSKDAKIFLEALDELEKEKGISKENLLSTVEQALLAAYKKNYGEEENVEVEIDRETGDVKIYEIKTVVPTEDLYDAAVEIAYDDALEIKKRVKIGDTIKIEVNCEEFRRNAIQNGKQIVIQKVREAEREYVYDRFKVREHDIINGIIRRIDERKNIFIEFDGIEAILPPVEQSPADTYRVGERIKVYLAEVEKTNKFPKIIISRKHEGLLRKLFELEIPEITSGLIEIKAVAREAGSRAKVAVYSTDSNIDTVGACIGQKGLRIKNIVNELNGEKIDIVIWKESVEEFVSAVLSPAKVISVEVVEEENTARVIVDNSQLSLAIGKNGQNARLAAKLTGMRVDIKTLDRVEEGE; encoded by the coding sequence ATGAAAAGTAAAGACGCTAAAATATTTTTAGAGGCTTTGGATGAACTAGAAAAGGAAAAAGGTATAAGTAAAGAGAACCTTCTTTCAACCGTTGAGCAGGCTTTATTAGCTGCTTATAAGAAGAACTATGGAGAGGAGGAAAATGTAGAAGTAGAAATTGACAGAGAGACTGGAGATGTAAAAATCTATGAAATAAAGACTGTTGTACCTACTGAAGATTTATATGATGCAGCTGTAGAAATAGCTTATGATGATGCATTAGAGATAAAAAAGAGAGTCAAGATTGGAGATACTATAAAGATAGAAGTGAATTGTGAAGAATTTAGAAGGAATGCTATTCAAAATGGAAAACAGATAGTTATTCAAAAAGTGAGAGAAGCTGAAAGAGAGTATGTTTATGATAGATTTAAAGTGAGAGAGCATGATATTATAAATGGTATTATTAGAAGAATAGATGAGAGAAAGAATATATTTATAGAGTTTGATGGAATAGAAGCTATTCTTCCACCAGTAGAACAATCACCAGCTGATACCTATAGAGTTGGAGAAAGAATAAAAGTTTATCTAGCAGAGGTAGAAAAAACAAATAAATTTCCTAAAATAATTATTTCTAGAAAGCATGAAGGCTTATTAAGAAAACTTTTTGAATTAGAGATTCCAGAGATTACATCTGGACTTATAGAAATAAAAGCAGTTGCTAGAGAGGCTGGATCAAGGGCTAAAGTTGCTGTATACTCTACGGATTCTAATATAGATACTGTTGGAGCATGTATTGGGCAAAAAGGACTTAGAATAAAGAATATAGTTAACGAGTTAAACGGAGAGAAAATAGATATAGTTATTTGGAAAGAATCAGTTGAAGAGTTCGTTTCAGCAGTTTTAAGTCCAGCTAAAGTGATAAGCGTAGAGGTAGTGGAAGAAGAAAATACAGCTAGAGTAATAGTTGATAATTCACAGCTTTCACTTGCTATAGGTAAAAATGGACAAAATGCAAGGCTTGCAGCAAAATTGACTGGAATGAGAGTAGATATAAAAACTTTAGATAGAGTAGAAGAGGGAGAGTAA
- a CDS encoding DUF448 domain-containing protein translates to MNTTIIHERTCLVCRKKVEKKELFRIVKLTEDKYSFDEKQKAQSRGYYICKSHECLKRLTKHKKIKMSTDDLMKMLNLLKKSEKDYLNILKAMKNSQALSFGVNMVLEDIEHIHFFVLAEDISEKNERKLLAKAKELNIKYVYFGNKNQLGEIFGKGEVSVIAVKSKKMARGLIE, encoded by the coding sequence TTGAACACTACTATTATCCATGAGAGGACTTGTCTTGTTTGTAGAAAAAAAGTAGAGAAAAAAGAACTTTTTAGAATTGTAAAATTAACTGAAGATAAGTATAGTTTTGATGAAAAACAAAAAGCTCAAAGTAGAGGATATTATATTTGTAAATCCCATGAATGTTTAAAAAGATTAACAAAGCATAAAAAAATAAAGATGAGTACAGATGATTTAATGAAAATGTTAAATCTATTAAAAAAAAGTGAAAAGGACTATTTAAATATTTTGAAGGCAATGAAGAACTCACAGGCTTTATCTTTTGGAGTGAATATGGTTTTAGAAGATATTGAACACATACATTTTTTTGTTCTTGCAGAAGATATAAGTGAAAAAAATGAGAGAAAACTTCTAGCAAAAGCGAAGGAATTAAATATAAAGTATGTATATTTTGGTAATAAGAATCAACTTGGTGAAATCTTTGGAAAAGGAGAAGTCAGTGTAATTGCTGTGAAAAGTAAGAAGATGGCCCGTGGACTCATAGAATAA
- the infB gene encoding translation initiation factor IF-2 encodes MKKRVHELAKEYGMNSKDFLNLLRDEIKLETAENLKNLSGLSVEDVERVRKYFEDITAPKEIVEEKGVALNKKLLEEDEIFEEEITSKKGKKSKKNNNKKVSFDGNDEERNKKNKKKKGRRTDFVMKTVETVGSETIEEDGMKIIKIRGEITLGDFAERLGISSSEIIKKLFLKGQMLTINSPLSIDTVEEIAMDYDVLVEQEEEIELEFGEKFALEVEDKDEDLKERPPVITIMGHVDHGKTSLLDAIRASNVVEGEAGGITQKIGAYQIIKSGKKITFVDTPGHEAFTDMRARGAQVTDIAILVVAADDGVMPQTIEALSHAKAANVPIIVAVNKIDKPEANPMRVKQELMEHGLVSVEWGGDTEFVEVSAKQKLHLDDLLDTILITAEILELKANPKKRAKGVVLESRLDPKVGPIADILVQEGTLKIGDVIVAGETYGKVRALINDKGERVEKVELSQPAEIIGFTQVPQAGDTMYVIQNEQHAKRIVEEVAKERKLAETSKKTITLESLSEQFDHENVKELNLVLRADSRGSVDALRESLLKLSTSEVAVNIIQAASGAITESDVKLAEVSNAIIIGFNVRPTTKAIKEAEANGVEIRTSNIIYHITEDIEKALTGMLDPEYKEVYLGRIEIKKVFKVSKVGNVAGCVVVDGKVRNDANVRILRNGIVMYEGKLASLKRFKDDVKEVVTGQECGLGIENFNDIKEGDIVEAFEMQEIKRTLK; translated from the coding sequence ATGAAAAAGAGAGTACATGAGTTAGCAAAAGAGTATGGAATGAATAGTAAAGATTTTTTAAATTTACTAAGAGATGAGATAAAATTAGAAACTGCAGAAAATTTAAAAAATTTATCTGGATTGAGTGTTGAAGATGTAGAGAGGGTAAGGAAATATTTTGAAGATATAACTGCCCCAAAAGAGATTGTAGAAGAAAAAGGAGTAGCTTTGAATAAAAAACTTTTAGAGGAAGATGAAATTTTTGAAGAAGAAATCACTTCAAAAAAAGGTAAAAAGAGTAAAAAGAATAATAATAAAAAAGTATCTTTTGATGGAAATGATGAAGAAAGAAATAAAAAAAATAAGAAGAAAAAAGGAAGAAGAACAGATTTTGTAATGAAAACTGTTGAAACTGTAGGTTCTGAAACTATTGAAGAAGATGGAATGAAAATAATAAAAATAAGAGGAGAGATCACTCTTGGTGACTTTGCTGAAAGATTAGGAATATCTAGTTCTGAGATAATTAAAAAGCTTTTCTTAAAAGGGCAAATGTTGACGATAAATAGTCCACTATCAATAGATACAGTTGAAGAAATAGCAATGGATTACGATGTTTTAGTGGAACAAGAGGAAGAGATTGAGTTAGAGTTTGGAGAAAAATTTGCTCTTGAAGTAGAAGATAAGGATGAGGATTTAAAAGAAAGACCTCCTGTTATAACAATAATGGGACATGTTGATCATGGAAAAACTTCTTTACTGGATGCTATTAGAGCGAGTAATGTAGTAGAGGGAGAAGCTGGAGGAATTACACAAAAGATAGGAGCTTATCAAATAATAAAAAGTGGTAAAAAGATAACATTTGTAGATACTCCGGGACATGAAGCTTTTACAGATATGAGAGCTAGGGGAGCTCAAGTAACTGATATAGCTATATTAGTTGTAGCTGCAGATGATGGAGTAATGCCACAGACAATTGAAGCATTATCACATGCTAAAGCAGCAAATGTACCAATAATTGTAGCTGTAAATAAAATAGATAAACCAGAAGCTAATCCAATGAGAGTAAAGCAGGAGTTAATGGAGCATGGACTTGTTTCAGTAGAATGGGGTGGAGATACTGAATTTGTAGAGGTGTCTGCTAAGCAAAAATTACATTTAGATGACTTGTTAGATACAATACTTATTACAGCTGAAATATTAGAATTGAAAGCAAATCCTAAGAAAAGAGCTAAAGGAGTTGTGCTAGAGTCAAGACTTGACCCTAAAGTAGGACCAATAGCAGATATTTTAGTTCAAGAAGGAACTTTAAAAATAGGAGATGTTATAGTAGCTGGAGAAACTTATGGTAAAGTAAGAGCGTTGATAAATGATAAAGGGGAGAGAGTTGAAAAAGTAGAACTTTCACAACCAGCAGAGATAATAGGATTTACACAAGTGCCTCAAGCTGGAGATACTATGTATGTAATTCAAAATGAACAGCATGCAAAAAGAATTGTGGAAGAGGTAGCAAAAGAGAGAAAATTAGCTGAAACAAGTAAGAAGACTATAACTTTAGAATCTTTATCAGAGCAGTTTGATCATGAAAATGTAAAAGAGTTAAATCTTGTATTAAGAGCAGATTCGAGGGGTTCTGTTGATGCACTGAGGGAGTCATTATTAAAATTATCGACAAGTGAAGTAGCTGTAAATATTATTCAAGCAGCTTCTGGAGCAATTACAGAAAGTGATGTGAAACTTGCTGAAGTATCAAATGCAATTATTATTGGATTTAATGTGAGGCCTACAACTAAAGCGATAAAAGAAGCTGAAGCTAATGGAGTTGAAATTAGAACTTCAAATATAATTTATCATATAACTGAAGATATAGAAAAAGCATTAACAGGTATGTTAGATCCAGAGTATAAAGAAGTGTATTTAGGAAGAATAGAGATCAAAAAAGTTTTTAAAGTTTCAAAGGTTGGAAATGTTGCTGGATGTGTAGTTGTAGATGGTAAGGTAAGAAATGATGCTAATGTTAGAATTCTTAGAAATGGTATTGTGATGTATGAAGGAAAACTTGCATCGCTTAAAAGATTTAAAGATGATGTAAAAGAGGTAGTGACAGGTCAAGAATGTGGACTTGGAATAGAGAACTTCAATGATATCAAAGAAGGAGATATAGTAGAAGCTTTTGAAATGCAAGAAATAAAAAGAACTCTAAAATAA
- the metK gene encoding methionine adenosyltransferase — MKNLTYFTSEFVSPGHPDKVSDQISDAVLDACLADDPNSRVACEVFCTTGQVIVGGEITTSTYIDIQDIVRTKIDEIGYKEGMGFDSNCGVLNAIHAQSPDIAMGVDVGGAGDQGIMFGGAVKETPELMPLALVLAREILVKLTKMTRSKELTWARPDAKAQVTLAYDENGKIDHVDTIVLSVQHNPDVTQDQIKADVKERVIKPVLEAYNLNPTDVKKYHINPTGRFVIGGPHGDTGLTGRKIIVDTYGGYFRHGGGAFSGKDPSKVDRSAAYAARWVAKNIVAADLADKCEVQLSYAIGVVEPTSVKVDTFGTGKVSEIELAEAVKKVFDLTPRGIEKSLELRSGKFKYQDLAAFGHIGRTDLDIPWEKTNKIKELKTILNK, encoded by the coding sequence ATGAAAAATTTAACTTACTTTACATCTGAATTTGTGTCACCTGGACATCCTGATAAAGTCTCTGACCAAATATCTGATGCAGTATTAGATGCTTGCCTTGCTGATGACCCTAATTCTAGAGTTGCTTGTGAAGTCTTCTGTACTACTGGACAAGTCATTGTTGGTGGTGAAATCACTACTTCTACTTATATTGATATCCAAGATATTGTTAGAACTAAAATTGATGAGATTGGATACAAAGAAGGAATGGGATTTGACTCTAACTGTGGAGTACTTAATGCTATTCATGCTCAATCACCTGACATTGCTATGGGTGTTGATGTTGGTGGTGCTGGTGATCAAGGAATAATGTTTGGTGGCGCTGTAAAAGAAACTCCTGAACTTATGCCACTTGCTTTAGTTTTAGCTAGAGAAATTTTAGTTAAATTAACTAAAATGACTAGAAGTAAAGAATTAACTTGGGCTAGACCTGATGCTAAAGCTCAAGTAACTTTGGCTTATGATGAAAATGGAAAGATTGATCATGTTGATACAATCGTATTATCTGTACAGCACAACCCTGATGTAACTCAAGATCAAATAAAAGCTGATGTTAAAGAAAGAGTAATAAAACCAGTACTCGAAGCATATAACTTAAATCCAACTGATGTTAAAAAATATCATATCAATCCAACTGGAAGATTTGTTATAGGTGGACCGCATGGAGATACAGGACTTACTGGAAGAAAAATCATAGTAGATACTTATGGTGGATACTTCAGACATGGTGGAGGAGCATTTTCAGGAAAAGATCCATCAAAAGTAGATAGATCAGCAGCTTATGCAGCAAGATGGGTAGCTAAAAATATAGTAGCAGCAGATTTAGCAGACAAATGTGAAGTACAACTATCTTATGCAATAGGAGTAGTAGAACCTACATCAGTAAAAGTAGATACATTTGGAACAGGAAAAGTAAGCGAGATAGAGCTTGCTGAAGCTGTTAAAAAAGTATTTGATTTAACACCAAGAGGAATAGAAAAATCATTAGAATTAAGAAGTGGAAAATTCAAATATCAAGATTTAGCAGCATTTGGACATATAGGAAGAACAGATTTAGATATTCCATGGGAAAAAACAAATAAAATAAAAGAGTTAAAAACTATATTGAATAAATAA